One region of Danio aesculapii chromosome 7, fDanAes4.1, whole genome shotgun sequence genomic DNA includes:
- the sst5 gene encoding somatostatin-1: protein MFSRLQVVVVTLWVSLLLCRVSSAPRGDLLLQLLRSQVDPKENELQDLSRLLLLKQLSESVTPEEKDALDSIDELDVRNEVVRQIPVSQRERKAGCRNFYWKTFTSC from the exons ATGTTCTCCCGGTTACAGGTGGTGGTTGTGACTCTGTGGGTCTCTTTGCTGCTGTGCAGAGTCAGTTCAGCGCCCAGAGGAGACCTGCTGCTCCAGCTGCTACGCTCACAGGTGGACCCCAAGGAGAATgag CTTCAGGATCTCTCTCGTCTCCTCCTCCTGAAGCAGCTTTCTGAATCAGTGACTCCTGAAGAGAAAGATGCTCTCGACAGCATTGATGAGCTGGACGTTCGTAATGAAGTGGTTCGGCAGATTCCAGTCTCCCAGCGAGAGCGGAAAGCAGGCTGCCGAAATTTCTACTGGAAGACCTTCACGTCCTGTTAA
- the snx15 gene encoding sorting nexin-15 yields the protein MSRKTKKEEFYRFFCVTDPRTHEKGHTEYKVTARFVSKTQPENVKEVVVWKRYTELKKLHGELAYTHRNLFRRQEEFPPFPRAQVFGRFDEAVIEERRNAAEAMLLFTTNIPALYNSPQLKEFFREGEVRRPLETAVISTSLPPPLIPLPDRSADLLAEEETGTEAPIQAQELDSNPRQTDLAQPEIAVEALSDTESSPTQETQTDAEMQELTEKETETDSTTHENNHTGQCTAASDNSTTHASPEMPGSPIDQLEEFDSLFDSGLEEYSFKAPPLLSDTDLAIFDPCVKEDQLYGSPSHAELLSAPLCGLNGTDSAVDVSYVYQANEELNAAQEQEREGNYSTAVQRYRAAVDIFMKGVQGDVDLKRRDAVKRKIAEVLEHAERLLSIQTPTHNHNT from the exons ATGTCTCGAAAGACCAAAAAAGAGGAATTTTACCGCTTCTTCTGTGTGACAGATCCACGCACACACGAGAAAGGACACACAGAATACAAAGTAACAGCAAGG TTTGTGTCAAAGACACAGCCGGAGAATGTTAAGGAG GTTGTGGTGTGGAAGAGGTACACCGAGTTAAAGAAATTACATGGAGAGCTGGCGTACACTCATAGGAACCTGTTCAGGCGACAAGAAGAGTTTCCCCCTTTCCCACGAGCACAGGTTTTTG GGCGTTTTGATGAGGCTGTGATTGAGGAGAGGAGGAACGCAGCCGAGGCCATGCTGCTCTTTACTACAAACATTCCTGCTCTGTATAACAGCCCTCAGCTCAAAGAATTCTTCAGA GAAGGAGAGGTGCGGAGACCACTGGAGACAGCCGTCATTTCCAcatctcttcctcctcctctgaTTCCTCTGCCTGACAGGAGCGCTGATCTGTTGGCTGAAGAGGAGACGGGGACAGAGGCTCCGATCCAGGCCCAGGAGCTCGATTCCAACCCGAGACAGACAGACCTAGCCCAGCCTGAGATAGCAGTGGAGGCCCTGAGTGACACGGAGAGCAGCCCTACACAAGAAACACAGACTGACGCAGAAATGCAAGAATTGACAGAAAAGGAGACAGAGACTGACAGCACAACTCATGAGAATAACCACACAGGACAATGCACTGCTGCTTCTGACAACTCTACAACAC ATGCTTCGCCTGAAATGCCAGGCTCTCCAATCGACCAATTGGAAGAGTTTGATTCACTGTTTGACTCGGGATTGGAGGAATATTCCTTCAAAGCTCCACCTCTGCTTTCAGACACCGACCTCGCTATTTTTGACCCTTGTGTCAAAGAAG ATCAACTGTATGGATCACCTAGCCATGCTGAACTCCTCTCTGCTCCTCTATGCGGTTTAAATGGGACGGATTCTGCTGTAGATGTGAGTTATGTGTACCAGGCCAATGAAGAGCTGAATGCTGCCCAGGAACAAGAGAGAGAGGGCAACTATAGTACAGCCGTGCAGCGATACAGGGCGGCTGTTGATATATTTATGAAAGGAGTGCAAG GAGATGTAGATTTGAAGAGGAGAGATGCAGTGAAGAGGAAGATTGCTGAAGTCCTAGAGCATGCGGAGAGACTTCTGTCCATACAGACTCCCACTCACAACCACAATACATAG